tattgtataatagaGAGCGCAAATAATATTGGCAATcggatgtattttttccgcttcttcttgtttttccaAACATAATTACAACGTACTTATTTCggtacgtgtatgtataacgcgtacatacaataaaaatatacaggtTTCCTGTCATAAGAAACTAAGAATTTAAAAGAATCaccattgttattattatcatcatcaccatTATTATCCTCGTACAACCTCTGAATTTCTGATCAATAATAATAGgcgataaaaaatgattggatcattgtctttttctttctccttcgCGTTATTTTGCTTtgttaatatgtatattatagcTCGGTAACAAAGCAATgcgttttaaattttaatcaatgCCTCCGGTAATAATAAACCGATGTATATCATGTGTAATGTGTATCTATACTTAAGTAGATTATATAATTTAGTAATTTTCGTAATGTGACTTGATTAATCATGTTACATAGCTACAGCGaattttcctcctcctccttctcacGTATCATAATATCTATAGTGATGTATACAATACATAGTATAGTTAATAAACCTGAGATTCAGAAGGGTCTTATATCGATGAAATATCAGTTATCTATCGGCTAACCGTCTACACGCATCACACCATTCGGATTTCGCATCCGCGTTCTCCTgtttctctttatcttttttCGTGTTAATTTCtccctttttctctttctacgATACCTACAATAGCGTACAATACTATCTACGTACTATCTTGATTCCCATTAGTTTACACGTCATGCATCGATTGCAATCTTCAATCCTGCAACccttaaatgaataatataaagGAATGAGAAATTTAAGGGTACAAGTACGCAGTATTCGATTGAGGATATGAATCCCTACGCGGTGCGACGAGCGAACGATCGAACCTTGAAAAATTCCCCACTTCGATTTTCTATTCTACGTGGTCACTGGAGCAACTCCTTATACTACTGTTGTGTATTTTTACGTACATAACGTTATAATATCATGTGTACACCTACTCGCTATTATATTAAAAAGTTaccatatgtatgtatatatatgtatatatatatatatgtatactttatGAGTAACATGTTAtacttccaatttttttcgcaatagGATTGAATTCAATGtgtatgtatttacatataatactatataaattttgtatttaattgaatcttgtaattattattatcattattattattactattaccaCTACTGTACGATTAACTTTTCTCGTACATATTCGGAGACGTAAAAAAAAGCCGTAGGCTAGCTAAACGGCTGAAATTGTCATgcatcatttttctttcacgctACGTATGTAACAAACTacggtaaaaaattcatatcactAAGAACGGTCTATGAATATAGAAAGGTACGCAATGATGTTTTATGTATATGGAATTGgatataggtatgtaatatggataaaagaaatcaaatgaaacaaaatacgaATCGATAACTACGCTATGTATGCTACAAACCCTGTGAGATATATCCATAGCTTTCGTAAGTTCGAATCTATCAAATATTCGACTAAGATCTTAATGTTCAAACGTGTTTTTCTAAGACTTGTTCGTTATAAAAAttggtggaagaaaaattattattattatcaatattcttttttttccgcgAACGAATACACGTAAATCTAATATATAGATTGTCCGAATAGAAATATATGACATATTGTACCCTATATatagatttttaataaaatcggTATTTCGAATGTAGTTAATCAATTCAGAAATCTTGCGTGAAAGCTTCATTATtctgtattatataaattaatcAGCTACGTAAtgataaatgttttttttttcttgtttttgcttcttttttctttctctcaaattatctttatttttgtttttgttttttcatcagaatatacatattgtaGTATTGAAATTGACGATAGCAATATCAAGTGAATAATCGCGGACACGGACTAACTAACAAACCGGTCGCGTCGAATACTCGCAAAATCGTCTTattgttaattaaaattaggtacacgtatatatttagGTATGTATATGACAATGTATTTCGAAACGGCATTATTCGCTTCCATTTCGATATACGACAATTTGAACCAAATacatgataatataataactgtgatttactttcttttctctACGTAACGAACGTACAATATGTCTACGGGGTATGTATATAGGCTACATAGAACATTACGTGCAGGTACGCACCTCTGTTTTCATAGGATGTAGGGCGACATTATTAtcgaaaggaaaagaaaaaaatcatcatctACATCAGCATACTAGTACGTAcctaaataataacaacaataataacagtaatcaTTCAGTTATCATCAATTCCGTCTATTACAAGGTTTCCTactattatatatgtatacaaatacgtggacaaaaaattttaaaaaataaagaagactaGGCTTCCTCATTGCTTTGACGACATAGTATCAAGGCTTTTGTGATATTCGTTACATATCACTTCTATAACGAATCGAAAATCTCTACAATTTCGCTCTATGCAGCGATTGTACGTCATGAATCGTGGATCATAAACTGAGAACGCTGCAAATGCAttgtagaaaagaaaataataaattaattggaaCAAAATTACTATATAATGTGTGCTAAGGTGCTCTAAACGCTGTTCATTTTCTCGAAGTCCTGGCTCGTCACTTCGGGAGTAACTTCCTCCCAGCTTTCAGCCTTCCATTCGCGATATTTCTCAATCAACGGTACGATAACTAGAAGACCGCCGCTGAGAGCGATGAAGAATCCGGATAAATAGAAGGAGAGATTGTAAGTCCCCGTGATGTCGTACAGCCAACCTGTGAAAAACAGATTCGAATGAATGTCGATCTTTAGTGTAAAGTAACTTTTGTTTTTGaccttgtgaaaaaatttaccagcAAGTGGAGGACCGATGAGATTGGCGACACCCTGAACGAGCAGCAGAAGACCATAGGCGTTGGTAAACCTTTCCAGGGTGATCAACTCGACGAGGATTATACTGGTGAGGCTGTAATTCGCCGCTATGAACAACCCGAATGCACCGGCTATTGCGCAGAGGCCGTAATAATTGTGAACCACCAGAGGAATCAGCGCGGTTACGGCTCCGCAAAGACCCATACAAACCGCATAAACCAGGGATGCGTTTACCCAAGCACGATCTCCGGCCCAGCCGAGGATTATCTGTAAAACATTAAACCGGAATTACGTACATTGTTTAACTCCGCCAGGAGAGGGATTGGGGAAGTTGGTTTTTGGGATCCGGCAAACTTTAAAAGTAGCCTCGGGTCTTCCAAAGCGTTAAAAGGAACAGAGCTTACACACCATGTGCTTTACCGAAACGCGCTTGGAGACCGGACAGGAAAGTGacttaataattcaaaattcccAATTGGGGTTACGACGAAACAAGCTCGGCTGTTGAGACGGAGCAAAAGATTTATTGACTTTTccgataaaatgaaaaaaacacaatTCCGGATTCAGAACGGGCGAAATGATTCGTCCAGAGCTTTGCCTCGGCTCCGTGATTGACGGAAGATCAACAGattcaaatattcatataCCGTCGGTTCTTATCTACCGTCTGACAATGAAACTGACGATCGTTACTATCGGATAATGGCGGGGAATTGGGTAAATGAATTGAGAGAGCCAACTCTGATTTCAGCGTTTGATTGATCAGTTCAGGACTGAAAGATGGGAAGTGAacgaaataggaaaaaaagatATTGGAATCGAGAGAACCTACCTCGCCAACCATGTTGACAATCCCGATAACGGATATGAGATAGGAGGCATCCTTCTCGCTGAATCCAACTTCGATAGCATTGTCGGTTAGATAAACATAGGGAACATCGTACCAAGTGTATAGCAGGAAATTGCTAATAGCAAATAGAAGAAACCTGGGATCAGCAAAGTGTGAAAAATCAAGCATGTCGACAATGAGATCCCAGAACTCCCAGAGTCCGGCGTACCAGACCATTTTCGTTTTGGCTATGGTAGTCATCGAGTTTCTATAAATGTCAGGACAGCTCGAGGCGCGAAGACGATATCGTTTGATGTTTAGCATGGCTCCTCTGTAGGTAAGACTGTGCCGATGAACCCTGATGTCCTTGAAGTATGCGGTCGGCAGTCTCCGCGAGGCGGTATGATCGAGCATAGCTGCCCTCTGGAAGGGACAATCTGGATGTGTTTTCTTGAGCCACCAGAGATACGCAGCGTCCAAATGATGCCGTTGGTCTTGGTTGGCGGTAGTCTCCTGGTCCCTGGCTGGTTTAGAGTTCTCGGTGACCTGGTCGTGGTGAACGTGCAGGACACCGGTGGACTTGGCCGTCTCTGAGTCCTTTGAGTCTATCTGCTCGTTGGAGCCAGCGACGAACCTTTCCGATGGTACAGTGTCGATCTGCTCGTGAAGTCTGCCTGAATCGCTGAAGCTCCTCGACGATATGAGAAGACTGGGATAGTTCTGTAGTATAACATTATAAACGTTCTTATGGGTGCTCAAAAGTTCGAGCACCTCGAGCGGCACCTTCTCGCCGTTTTTAACGAAGGTCGGCAGAGTGACTAGACTGGAGAACCTCCTTCCATGAGCATCATCCCGTTCATTGTCAATGGAGATGCCGACCGCGCTGGCCGAGGCGAAGTTCCGTTTGAGGTCATGGGAGGTCTGGTTGTTGTTCGGTTTGGCCGAGCTCGACCCAGAGAACGAGTCAGCGCTTGAACTCTGTATCTTGGAGCGTTTTCTCTCGCGGTTTTTCCGCCTCTCGGCGGTCTTCGCCTTGGCCCTTGTCGTCGTCCACTCTAGATCACGCATGAGACACCCGCAGACCGCTAGATTGAAGAAGAGCCCAGCTAGTATAAGAGTCGTCCCGCGCCAGCCGTACTCGACTAGCAGGTACTGGGTCAGCGGGGCGAATATGAAGGTTCCGATGCCGCTTCCGCAGACGGAAAGGCCGGTGGCGAACGAACGTCTCTTGTCGAAGTAGTAGGCGACTATTACGACCGCGGCAACGTAGCACAGGGATAATCCGAAGCCGGCGATAACACCGAAGGTGAATATCAGCAAGCCCATCGAGTTGGTGAATGAGCTGATGACGAAGCCACTAGTAGCGAGTACGCTGCCGGCTATGCTGACCCGCCTGCACCCGTATCTGTCCGTCAGAAAGCTGGCTATCGGTCCGGAGAGCAACGGCATCGCCATGAAGAGACTCCCGATCCATGCGGTCTTCGATTTACCCTCCTCAAAGTAATTCAGGAACTCGACGTATATCACGCCGAATGAGAAGGTGATACCATCGGCGATCAGGTTCACGACGAAGGACGCCGCGACCACGACCCATCCCCAACCACCGTCCGGCGGTCTAGCCTCGGAGAATTGGGCCAAACTCGAATTGTCCTCCGAACTGCTCGAGCTGGATGTCGATATCGAAGCACTGGGGCTAGGATGAGGGTCCTCGGAGCACTGCTTCGAGTCCTTGTTGAACTGGACGTGGTGTACCTGCTTGTCGTCCCTGGGCGATTTACGATTGACCAATTTTTCCGCGCTACCAGCACGCCGTCTGGTTACCGCCCCACTGTCGAGGTACGAACGACTCTTATCATTGCAGATCTTGGCGGCTTCGTCCAGGGATTGGTGACGCGGGCTGAAAACCTCATCCTTGAAGAGACTGTTCGGTCGCTTCGACGAGTTTTGGGCTAATTCCAGCCTCGCTTCCTCCCGGATTATTCCACCTAATTCTTCCAGCTTGACATCGTTCTGATCCAGGATTCCCTCGCATTCGCTGTCGGATGTGACACCGTTCTCGAAACTGTAACGAACCCCCTCATTCTCGAACGGTTTTTCGTTAAGAATCGCCGCCAGATGATTGTCACCGGCGTCGCGATACGCAGGGTCGTTTTCATCCTCCTTTTCATGGTCCACCTCGCTCGGTTCGCTGGAAGCTTTGACATTTCCATTATGCTTGGCCACTTGTGATCGGTAATCCCCGTTGATGGATGCCTCGAGATGATTTTTGGCATTGGGTATACCGTTGTCGTTCGACGAGTCGTAAGATATGGTGTCTGTTTGACCGTTGAGCTGCGTCCAGTCAGCCATGGCAATCGTATCGCAATTTTATTATCACCGTGTGTCTATCTCCCTTTCTGTATATTTTgatctgtctctctctctctcttccagCACCCTTGTTCCCCCGTCCTAGTATTGTACTGTACGATATTTGGATTAATTCTGTTTTGTCTTCTTTACCAAACTTCTGCTATTATTTTAATACCTTCTACGCACACGGTCGCACGTTAGCACCAAATAATTATCGCACCCGCTTGTCGCGATTAATAATACTTTAAACGATATCGTCAAACCGTATCcgtttttttcctcttattaTTCCTACTCATTATCTTCTTCATTCAAAATAAGGCAGTTATATATACCCAGACTTCTTACCCGTTCGGGGGTTAAAGGCAATACGTCAACATCGATTGTAACCGAGAACAGCGAAACTTCATACCATTACTATCAACATTAGGATTACTTGTTCTAGAACTTTAATTTATTCTCTTCTTAGATCTTCCcctttattctttctttttatttaatttcgtcCTTGATCTAAACAACGGCTGAATCGGCCACTCGTACAACTCCCTGGTGAACTGACGACGCAGCAGCAACAGTGATGATGGAAGTAGATCCTGTATTTGGCTCCCGCCACCATCGCAACTGCAGACCCCGACGTTCTCGGACCCACGACGAGTCGTTCCAACGCCCACGTCCTCGAACCAATTTCTATCCCAGGCACCCATACGGCGGACAATACTTTCGCTTCTCTGCAGACGTGCactgaaataaaacaataatcgTATAACGCCTTAACAATATTTCAAGATTCGATTCGAACAAAAAACCGCGACTCTAACGTGATATTTTTACTGAATCGTATTCTTATCTACAGGTATAAGCCTAACGTTACATGCAAACCTCGAGTTGGATCCGAGGAACGAGCTGCAGGGTAAGTATCCAATAAAATGTTGATAAAACTGTGTCTGCCTcatcgtaataaaatttcaacactGTTGGTTCCGAGTCAATCAGCGTATAATAAATCCAACAGCCTAATCTAATCCCAACCTCACTTTCTCTCAGTCTATTTCTACCTTTTTCCTTCCTTGCTAAAAGATCAATAAACCATAAGGTAGTATCTATCCATTTCTATTTGTACACCGCCCTTCGTCTCGCTCGGTATTATAGTGGTCAGGCACATGTAATCCGAGCGATTCTAACGATCTACAGATTCCTTGCGGTCATGGTCGGTACCTACcgacataaataaatatcgagATGTCCACCGTGCAAGCACGCATCGGTCTTGTAGGTTAGATGGAAAACCGGCATTGGCGATTTAGACAAACTTTAACATTTCGTTATAAACGCTTCTGCGTACGTTGGATATACCTGAAAAAGTCGTCATACCgctaaataattataacgcgTACAACAAGAAGGCCGCCGTTATTATAtcgtttagaaaaaatttctcaaggAGCTATAAGCACACACCATGAGAAACGAGACGTGCGATCGTTAGTGAGCAAATTTCAATCAGTAATATACTAAAAAGAGTTCCTACAGGTGGAATCGAACATCTGAGAtcgtatttatacatatatatatatatataattatacatatacatatggggacgaaaataaatttggatGGGCACTCGGGTCGCTGGCTTTGGACCAAAAGGCACCTGTATACCTAAAAAGTATAAGCAGCCGCaggtgtataataataaaacgttCTTATTGTTTCGGAACTCTTAACCAACACCAATTACTTCGCTCCGGTCTTACCAAGGTCTTTTATCGCAAATACAGAATAACACAATTATAATCAATTCACAACGAAATTCCACTACAGAACAAATTCTATGTCAACGATGAACGATAAgctgtattttattataatctcGATCGCGATATCCCCGCAGGTACATATGATACATGGTACAAGTAACAAGTTTTAATGATTTACACTCTCTCAGCGATCTTTGCATTGATTGCTACCAAGAACGGTTCTTCGGTTGAAGACCTTGGGGACTCATTTCCGCAGGTATTGACAAGTATTCCGCATTCCTCCCTAGAGATTGGACGAAGACACGAAACAAATCGACAAATGAGAATACCATCTAATAGCAGCACGATCCTCTCCCTATTTACGTCAACACGCAAGGGATGATAACAGTTATGAAGGAAAAATGAACAGATGCTGTTCTTGCGAGAACCTCTACGGTACCTTATGCGAATAAATATTGTACGAACATTGCGATTACACATGCTTATTCTCCGAGTGTTGATTCACAACTATATGCACCTATGTATAAAGTAAGTGGACGATAGATGTTCCGGATAGTATGGTCAGTCAGTGGTTGCGGGTAGTTAGAGTTGGCGATTGTAAGCGGACTTCATTGTGATTGAGTTGCTACCAATTTAAGGATTTAACCATTCGGGCTGCAGACTCAACACGGACGTACATTGCAAGCCTCACGCCATCTTGACGTCGGTATCGTACTCCTTAGATTTTACCTCCTCTTTATGTCATATCTCATCACGTCACAAATTCGTCCGATAATTAACCAGAGGTCTTTCCTTATGTTTTCAAGATTCAATTTTAAACTGAGTCGAAtctaattttgttatttaattaGTCCAACCTTCAGCAGTAGATTACTCTTGAAAATATAGCTGTAAAAAATGTCAGCAGCTGTGTCATTTAAATTTCGACTCTGCGCACGAGGCTGGTTAAAAGTTCCAGCTAAATACTTCCGGTCACGAAGAAGATCGACGGGGTAATTCCTCGATTACTATGACGGCAAATGCTTGCTTGACTCAACCCACGCAAGTGTGATGAACATTTAGGTATTAGTCATTTGACGATACGCACAAGCCTTGCTTCCTGTTTCCAAAATCCTATATACGTCTACATACCTATTTACTCTCTATAGtttccaaaattattaaaatcgtACCGAATCAGTCGAGCTTTGGACAATCTCTTGTCTACCAGAGTTTATGATGACAAGCTACATGCTTAGAATAGCAGACACCGAAGGAAAATAGTACCTATTGCAACTATCTCGATCGTTGGTAAAGTGAAGTGAATATATGAGAAATCGAAAACCGAATACTCGAGGCTAAACAACCAGGCTTGAAATGACGATTGCAACAACTCGTCCCTAAGTCAAGATCTTAGTACCAAACATAAAAAGACTCCAAACGAACCATATTCTCTCTATCTATAATTCAAGTCTTCGCGTACCGTTGACCATTGGCCTTGAAGTACCACGTGGCGAAAAGCCAAAGATAACAAAGTAAGTATCAGTCGGCGTCAATAAGATAATGTCGAAGACAATGTCCTACATTGGGTTCACACGTCTGCGCGACGAAACAAAAGAACCTTACTGTCATAGTGCCTGAACACAATCTAAGcaaaatttcttatttctaCGAATATATGAACAAAATTCTATGGCAAATGGTTTCCGATGGTTCTGTAAAGAGCAGACGAAACATACGCGTAAAAGAGAGTCAGCCGGCCACAAAGTCCGGTTATAGTTCAACTTCTTCCACCTCTAGACATGGTCTCTCTTGGTCTCGGCGTTGATCGAGAAACGTGGGGATTTGATATGATTCGTAGAGCCGTTTCATATCGCGTCAAATACAACACCAACGATAAAGCTTCTTATCATAAGTGAGAAGACATATTTCGAGAGTACTCCACGGAGCTGATAGTATCAACGTCAGCGCGTTCGACTTGCCGCGTACGACAAACGATCTTTTAAAATTATCTGCGCTGAAAGCGTACTATTACGCATATAAATGAATCTCGTCACCGCCATTGCAATCATCAGTATCAATCGATAAACTACGCTCACGTGGTGCCGTAATTAACACAACAAGCCGCAACTCCTTACACATGCACGATTGATCCCAGACCtcaataatcaataattttcgTAACCAATCCAACCTCCCGATGTGTTCGAGAGAATATCGAGTCAACGAATAAGGTCAGGTTGCCTTCCGATGCATTAGGTTAATTCTTGAGAACAGGAATGATCGCAATATGCTCGAGGCATTCGGCTTTCACGGTGTCGTCTCGCTCTTCGAGATAAGACACGCGTAGACATTTGATATCGGAGATCGCGACGATGCTTCCTTCTTGAAACAAGCCGTGTGGCAAACTGTTGCAAGTCGTTCGGTGAAACCTTCCAGAGTCTGCATATGAGGATATTTCGAAAGATCGAATGGTGCGAAGAGTATCTTACCTCGATCGAAATACACAAAATATCAGTTGGTACTGTTAGTAAGAACGTTTGGCATTGCCTACTTTACCGAAACAAGAAGATTTCCGAAGTCAGCCAAGTCCTGTTCAAATATACTTTTCTGTGATCAACATTCGTTCTGCGTCGTGTTTGAATTATGTTGATGATTATACTCACGAGCTTCCAGACGTAATGATAACCAAATCAACACTATCATTTCAATTAACATGTTCGAAGAAATCGTGTCAACGACTTTCAACTTCCATCACGCATTATCCGTTGATTACCCTAAAGTTACGCCTTTGCCTTCTGTCAGATGCCGAAACAGTGAAGATGAGGATATTTTCGCGAACAGTTTACCAAAGACGTGAATTCGTGTATACAAACACATTACGCTGTCCTCTTATCGCGATAACAAAACGAACCAACAGTAGCGGCAGACAATATCGTCACCTTTTATCAATCCGTCGGTCTCCCGGCATCGTGAAAGAGAAGTGCCAATGGTTTAGCCGCCGGTACAGCACACGTTCGGATAATATACAAGCTTTCTCGCGGAGGTCAAATATTTGTCGTGGGGTGTTCGATTTATCGCGAGGAGAAACCCTTTTatttgataattaataatgagagtttgaaattgagtgaaaaaaattcaacaaaccaTTTCTCGTCGAGTGCACGTGCTATCAAAGTcggtgataataattttcctgAGTCTCTCTTCAGGGCTGCACGAATCGGGGAATGAAGACTGTTCGGAACTCGCGATGCTGCACACGCGAATCAGATCGCCAAAAACCAGTATCCTCCGTGCAGGTTACGACGCGTTTGCTAAATGCCGAGGGTGAGAGGGTGGCGGAATTATTGTTCAGGGGAACTTGTCCGATCCAATTTCAACGGACAACTaataaacataaataataaaacatcTGTTGTTGCAACATTTCAAGTTAGATCCACCGTCCTGCAAAATACACAATCCGATTCGCATAACTTTAACACTGCAAACATTATggggcagcagcagcaacagcagcaataCTTAAATTTGATCAAAACCCGTCGATGCAGCAGTTGTCGTGGTGAATCCGTAACTGTTCATAGATGCATCGCGATGCGCGTATACGGTACGTAACGACAATAATCACTGCCGCAAGGTAGTCCGATGTCTTATACATGCGAAGCACTTGAAAAGTTGGTATAAGGTAACTACTGTACGGTTATAATCCTTTCACGAAACTGGTTACAGTCGGTAGAATGTTTATGCCGTAAGTCGTTGGGCAGAAGAGGTTGCGTCTAAGCTTGCCAAAACTTTACTCTGCCGGGTGTATCGTCTCCTTAGAATGGGACCACAAGGTCTACCAAAGGTGCCTTACTCCAACTTCTGCACTTGGTAAAACGATTTCAGCGACCGGTTGAACCAGTTAATAATACCGATACTTCTTCACCtttgcgtcaacatgcagatGCCGTTACGTCGAGTTTAGACAACGAACGATTGTGCACATTGGATCTTTTACGTTTGTATACAGTCTGACAACACGGAGCGTTCTTTTGGAAGTGAATTCTTGTTTCAAGTCTGCTCACCAACGGGACTTCTCTTTcttgattttcgaaattttcttaTCGAGTAGAATCGCCGGAAAATACGTCACACCTCACACGCCCCGTCCCTTCGTTTTTGCAAATCGGAATTGGGCAGGAAAATCGTAAACAGAGTCGTCTCAGAGACGGTACGAAAGTTGCGGT
The sequence above is drawn from the Neodiprion pinetum isolate iyNeoPine1 chromosome 2, iyNeoPine1.2, whole genome shotgun sequence genome and encodes:
- the LOC124211392 gene encoding monocarboxylate transporter 9; protein product: MADWTQLNGQTDTISYDSSNDNGIPNAKNHLEASINGDYRSQVAKHNGNVKASSEPSEVDHEKEDENDPAYRDAGDNHLAAILNEKPFENEGVRYSFENGVTSDSECEGILDQNDVKLEELGGIIREEARLELAQNSSKRPNSLFKDEVFSPRHQSLDEAAKICNDKSRSYLDSGAVTRRRAGSAEKLVNRKSPRDDKQVHHVQFNKDSKQCSEDPHPSPSASISTSSSSSSEDNSSLAQFSEARPPDGGWGWVVVAASFVVNLIADGITFSFGVIYVEFLNYFEEGKSKTAWIGSLFMAMPLLSGPIASFLTDRYGCRRVSIAGSVLATSGFVISSFTNSMGLLIFTFGVIAGFGLSLCYVAAVVIVAYYFDKRRSFATGLSVCGSGIGTFIFAPLTQYLLVEYGWRGTTLILAGLFFNLAVCGCLMRDLEWTTTRAKAKTAERRKNRERKRSKIQSSSADSFSGSSSAKPNNNQTSHDLKRNFASASAVGISIDNERDDAHGRRFSSLVTLPTFVKNGEKVPLEVLELLSTHKNVYNVILQNYPSLLISSRSFSDSGRLHEQIDTVPSERFVAGSNEQIDSKDSETAKSTGVLHVHHDQVTENSKPARDQETTANQDQRHHLDAAYLWWLKKTHPDCPFQRAAMLDHTASRRLPTAYFKDIRVHRHSLTYRGAMLNIKRYRLRASSCPDIYRNSMTTIAKTKMVWYAGLWEFWDLIVDMLDFSHFADPRFLLFAISNFLLYTWYDVPYVYLTDNAIEVGFSEKDASYLISVIGIVNMVGEIILGWAGDRAWVNASLVYAVCMGLCGAVTALIPLVVHNYYGLCAIAGAFGLFIAANYSLTSIILVELITLERFTNAYGLLLLVQGVANLIGPPLAGWLYDITGTYNLSFYLSGFFIALSGGLLVIVPLIEKYREWKAESWEEVTPEVTSQDFEKMNSV